From one Equus asinus isolate D_3611 breed Donkey chromosome 5, EquAss-T2T_v2, whole genome shotgun sequence genomic stretch:
- the TMEM51 gene encoding transmembrane protein 51, with protein MMAQSKANGSHYALTAIGLGMLVLGVIMAMWNLVPGFSAAEKPTAQGNKTEIGSGILKSKTFSVAYVLVGAGVALLLLSICLSIRDKRKQRQGEEMAHIQHQQGAEPRAQEEDSQEEEEVSSRYYVPSYEEVMNTNYSQAREQDQNQRMSISLPSYESLTGLNETTPTTTRADVEASPGNPPDRQNSKLAKRLKPLKVRRIKSEKLHLKDFRISLPDKNVPPPSIEPLTPPPHYDEVQEKAPDARPPD; from the exons ATGATGGCGCAGTCCAAGGCCAACGGCTCACACTACGCGCTGACCGCCATCGGCCTGGGGATGCTGGTCCTCGGGGTCATCATGGCCATGTGGAACCTGGTGCCCGGGTTCAGTGCGGCCGAAAAGCCGACAGCTCAGGGGAACAAGACGGAGATAGGCAGTGGCATTCTCAAGAGCAAGACCTTCTCCGTGGCCTATGTGCTGGTTGGCGCTGGGGTGGCCCTGCTGCTGCTCTCCATCTGCCTGAGCATCCGGGACAAGAGGAAACAGCGGCAAGGCGAGGAGATGGCGCACATCCAGCACCAGCAGGGGGCCGAGCCTCGTGCCCAGGAGGAAGACAG ccaggaggaggaggaggtctcCTCGAGGTACTACGTCCCCAGTTACGAGGAAGTGATGAATACAAACTACTCGCAGGCAAGGGAGCAGGACCAGAACCAGAGGATGAGCATCTCTCTCCCCTCCTATGAGTCCTTGACGGGCCTCAATGAGACGACCCCCACGACCACCAGGGCCGACGTGGAGGCCAGCCCGGGGAACCCCCCCGACAGGCAGAACTCCAAGTTGGCCAAACGCCTGAAGCCACTGAAAGTTCGAAGGATTAAATCTGAGAAGCTTCACCTCAAAGACTTTAGGATCAGTCTCCCTGACAAAAacgtccctcctccctccatcgAGCCTTTGACCCCCCCGCCACACTATGATGAAGTCCAGGAGAAGGCCCCCGACGCCCGGCCGCCTGACTGA